The genomic segment CACCACATGTTCCGGGTCACCCGCAACGAGGACCTGGAAGTCGAGGAGGACGACGCCGAGAACCTCCTCCAGGCCCTGGAGAAGGAGCTCATGCGGCGCCGCTTCGGCCCGCCGGTCCGCCTGGAGGTCGAGGAGTCCATCGACCCCTACGTCCTCGACCTGCTCGTCCGCGAGCTGAAGGTCACCGACGCCGAGGTCTACCCGCTGCCCGGCCCGCTCGACCTCACCGGGCTCTTCGGCATAGCGTCGCTGGACCGGCAGGAGCTGAAGTACCCCAAGTTCATCGCCGGCACCCACCGCGACCTCGCCGAGGTCGAGTCCGCGTCCGCACCGGACGTCTTCGCGGCCCTCCGCGAACGCGACGTGCTCCTCCACCACCCGTACGACTCCTTCTCCACCTCCGTCCAGGCGTTCCTGGAACAGGCGGCGGGCGACCCGGACGTGCTGGCGATCAAGCAGACGCTCTACCGCACCTCCGGCGACTCCCCGATAGTGGACGCCCTGATCGACGCCGCCGAATCCGGCAAGCAGGTCCTCGTCCTCGTCGAGATCAAGGCCCGCTTCGACGAACAGGCCAACATCAAGTGGGCCCGCAAGCTGGAAGAAGCCGGCTGCCACGTCGTCTACGGCCTCGTCGGGCTGAAGACCCACTGCAAGCTGTCGCTCGTCGTCCGCCAGGAGGGCGACACCCTGCGCCGCTACTCCCACGTCGGCACCGGCAACTACCACCCCAAGACGGCCCGGCTCTACGAGGACATCGGCCTGCTCACCGCCGACCCCCAGGTCGGCGCGGACCTCTCCGACCTCTTCAACCGGCTCTCCGGCTACTCCCGCCGCGAGACCTACCGCCGGCTGCTGGTCGCCCCCAAGTCGCTCCGCGACGGGCTCGTCGCCCGCATCAACAAGGAGATCGCCCACCACCGCGCCGGGCGCCCCGCCTACGTCCGCTTCAAGGTCAACTCCATGGTCGACGAAGCGATCATCGACGCCTGCTACCGGGCCTCGCAGGCCGGCGTCCCCGTGGACATCTGGGTACGCGGCATCTGCGCGGTCCGCCCCGGCGTCCCCGGCCTCTCCGAGAACGTCCGCGTCCGGTCGATACTCGGCCGCTTCCTCGAACACTCACGGCTCTTCTCCTTCGGCAACGGAGGCGAACCCGAAGTCTGGTTCGGCAGCGCCGACATGATGCACCGCAACCTCGACCGCCGGATCGAAGCCCTGGTCCGGGTCACCGACCCGGCCCACCGCGCCGCACTCAGCCGGCTCCTGGAGACCGGCATGGCCGACACCACCTCCTCGTGGCACCTGGGTCCCGACGGCGAATGGACCCGCCACTCCACGGACGCGGACGGCCAGCCCCTGCGGCACGTACAGGAAATGCTCATCGACGCACGGAGGCGCAGGCGTGCGACGCCCTGACCAGCAGACGCCCGGTACCGCCACGGCACTCTCCGCCGAGGCGGTCCTCGCGCCCTACCTCCGCGCCCAGGCGGCCGACTTCCTCCGGAGTCTGCGCCTGCACCGCGAACAGAGCGCCCCCACCGACACCGGCGGCCGGGGCGCGGAGGAAGCCGCCCGCGCGCTGCGCCGCTCGGCCCGCCGCATCAGCGGAACCCTGCACACCTTCAAGGGGCTCCTCGACCCCGGCTGGGCCGACCAGCTCCGGGCCGAACTGGCCTGGCTCTCCGGCACCCTCGCCCGCGAGCACGACTGCTCCACCCGGCTCCTGCGCCTCCTCGAAGCGCTCCACCGGCTCTCCGGCGCCCACCTCCCGGCCGCCCGCACCGGCACCGGAAAGGCGACCGCCACCGGCACCGGCCCCGGCAGCGGTACGGCCACGGACCGGGCGGCCCTGGACGTCGGCGCCGCCCGCGCCGGCGCCCTGCTGGAACGCCAGCTCACCCTGGCCCGCACCCGCGCGCACTCCGCCGCGCTCCAGGCGCTCGGCTCCTCGCGGTTCCACGCCGTCGCCGACTCCGTCGCCCTGCTCGCCTCCGAGGTCCCGCTCACCGGCGCGGCCGGCGCCCCCGCCGCCGAAACCCTCCTCGGCCCCTCCGAACACGCCCGCGGCCGGCTGCTCGGCGCCGTCGCAGCCCTGCCACCCGGGGAGGCCGCCGACGTCTACAACGAGGCGCACGACGCGCACTGGCACCAGATCCGGCTGCTGCTCCGCCTCCACCGGTACGCCCACGAAGTCGTGGCCGGCGCCCCCGACCCGGTCCTCGCCGGTCCGGAGCACGCCCTCGACCTGCACCGGGAGGCCTCCGAGGCCGCCTCCGCCGCGTCGGCGGCGGCCCGCACCCCGCGCATCGCCCCCGCCACCGCGTACGCCCTCGGCGTCCTCCACGCCGACCAGCGTCACGAGGTCGACGCCGCCCGCTGCGTGTTCCGCGACACCTGGCCGTACGCCGCGGCCGTGGCGGCGCCATGAGCTCGCCCAGCCCGGTGCTCGCCGCCGGCTGCGTGCTCTGGCGCCGCTCCCCGTACGACGGCGCCCTGCAGGTCTGCCTCGTGCACCGGCCGCGCTACGACGACTGGTCGCACCCCAAGGGGAAGCTGAAGCGCGGCGAGAGCGCGCGGGAGGCCGCGGTGCGCGAGGTGCTGGAGGAGACCGGCCACCACTGCGAACCCGGCACCGCGCTGCCGACCCTGCGGTACGAGGTGAACGGGCACCCCAAGGAGGTCTTCTACTGGGAGGCCCCCGCCACCGGCGGAGCCTTCGTACCCAATGACGAGGTGGACCGCGTCGCCTGGCTCTCCCCCGCCGCCGCCCGTGGCCGGCTGACCCGCCCCGCCGACCGGGTGCCGCTCGACGCCGCCCTGGCCGCCCTGCCGGACGCCTGAAAAGCCGGGAACCTCGGGCCGGACGCCCTGCGGGCCCGTCCTCCCGCGCGTCAACACGGCAACGCGTTCCCGCCCCGGACCACTCCCGCGCGCGTCAACCCCGCACGCACTCCCTCACCCCGGGCCGCACCGCGTCCGGGGCCCCACGCGTGCCCGTGACCCCGCACCGTCCGACACGGTTCACCTTCCGTTCACTCCCTCCCGTAGGGCGCTTCACCTGTTCTGCCTAATTTCGGACTTACACGGTGCGAGGCGCTCAGCCAACGCACCATTCCTCATCGCACGCCGTCGTAGAACGTATCGACCACGGCGGCTCCTGGAAGGAACACCCGAAAGTGAAGCTTCAGCGCAAGAACCGGCTTCGTGCCACCGCGCTCGGTGCCCTCGCCGTCTCCGGCGCCCTGGTCCTCACGGCGTGCGGTTCGGACGACAACACCAGCAGCAGCACGACCGGCGGGTCCAGCCAGTCCGCCTCGGCCGCCGCCTCGGACATCTCCTGCGACGGTGCCACCGGCCAGCTCCTGGCCTCGGGTTCCAGCGCGCAGAAGAACGCCGTGGACCTCTGGGTGAAGAACTACATGGCCGCCTGCTCCGGCGTCGAGGTCAACTACAAGTCCTCCTCCTCCGGCGAAGGCATCATCGCCTTCAACCAGGGCACCGTCGGCTTCGCCGGCTCCGACTCCGCGCTGAAGCCGGAAGAGGTCACCGACTCGAAGAAGATCTGCAAGACCGGCCAGGGCATCAACCTCCCGATGGTCGGCGGCCCGATCGCGATCGGCTTCCACCTCGAAGGTGTCGACAGCCTGACGCTGGACGCCCCCACCCTCGCGAAGATCTTCGACACGAAGATCAAGAAGTGGAACGACGAGGCCATCGCCAAGCTCAACCCGGGCGTCAAGCTGCCGGACAAGGCGATCCAGCCCTTCCACCGCTCCGAGGACTCCGGCACCACGCAGAACCTCGGCAAGTACCTCGCCGCCACCGCCGGTGACAACTGGAAGTACGAGCCCGAGAAGAAGTGGCCGGCCCCCGGCGGCCAGGCCGCGACCGGCTCCGCCGGTGTCGCCGCCCAGGTGAAGCAGGTCGACGGCTCGATCGGTTACTTCGAGCTCTCCTACGCCACCTCGCAGTCGATCTCCACCGTCGACATCAACACCGGCGCCTCCGCCCCGGTCAAGGCCTCCCCGGAGACCGCCTCCGCCGCCATCGCCGCCGCCAAGATCAAGGGCACCGGCAAGGACCTGGCGCTCGACCTCGACTACACCACCAAGGCCGAGGGCGCCTACCCGATCGTCCTCGTCACCTACGAGGTCGTCTGCGACACCGGCAACAAGGCCGAGACCCTCCCGACGGTCAAGTCCTTCCTGACCTACACCGCCTCCGACGCGGGCCAGAAGGTCCTCACCGAGGCCGGCTACGCGCCGATCCCGGCCGAGATCAACACGAAGGTCCGCGAGACCATCGCCGCCCTCTCGTAATCACGCTCCACCCGCTCCACCCCTCCGCCTCCGGCGGAACCCCGTACGGCCCGGCCCCCGACCCGGACCGGGCCGTACGGACACGAACGACCGGCGGCCGGTACGGCAGCAGACCCGCAAGGGCCTCGGCCACCGACCGGCCGCCACGCGATCCCATCCGGTGCACCGCCGCCAGGGGAGCCCCGCTCCCCCACACAGACCGGAAAGACCATGGCCTCCACCACACCGATAGACATCCCACCGGCCCCGCCGGCCCGTCCGACCCGCCCGGCCACATCGACCGGGCGCGCAGGCGACAAGATCTTCCTGGGCCTCTCCCGGGGCTCGGGCATCCTGCTTCTGGTGATCATGGCGTCCATCGCCGTGTTCCTCACCTACCGCGCCGTACTCGCCGTCTCGAAGGACGAGGGCAACTTCCTCACCACCTTCGACTGGAACCCGGCGGGCGACCCGCCGGTCTTCGGCATCGCGGTCCTGCTCTTCGGCACCGTCGTCAGCTCGATCGTCGCGATGGTCATCGCGGTCCCGGTCGCCGTCGGCATCGCCCTCTTCATCTCGCACTACGCGCCGCGCAGGCTGGCCGCCCCCCTCTCGTACGTCGTCGACCTGCTCGCCGCGGTCCCCTCGATCGTCTACGGCATCTGGGGCGCCCTCGTCCTGGTCCCGCACCTGGAGGGCCTCAACCTCTGGCTCGACCAGTACTTCGGCTGGACGTACCTCTTCGAGAAGACCGAGGTCGGCGTCGCCCGCTCCCTCTTCACCGTCGGCATCCTGCTCGCGATCATGATCCTGCCGATCGTGACCAGCGTCAGCCGCGAGGTCTTCCTCCAGGTCCCGCGGATGAACGAGGAAGCCGCCCTGGCCCTCGGCGCCACCCGCTGGGAGGTCATCCGCCTCTCGGTACTGCCCTTCGGCCGCTCCGGCGTCATCTCCGCCTCGATGCTCGGCCTCGGGCGCGCGCTCGGCGAGACGATGGCCGTCGCCACGGTCCTCTCGCCCAGCTTCCTCATCTCGTTCCACCTGCTCAACCCGGGCGGCGGCACCTTCGCCCAGAACATCGCCGCGAAGTTCGACGAGGCCACCCAGCTCGGGCGTGACGCCCTGATCGCCTCCGGTCTCGTGCTCTTCGTGCTCACCCTGCTGGTCAACGGCGCGGCCCGGCTCATCATCGCCCGCCGCAAGGAGTACTCGGGGGCCAACGCATGAGCCACGCACCGACCGGCGTCCAGGACACCCGGACCCCGTCCGAAGGCGCCCTCAGCAGCCGCACCCTCCCCCGCTGGGCACCCCTCGGGTTCGCCGTCGCCGCGATCGCCCTCGGCGTCGGCATAGGCGCCGCGGCCGGCCTCGACAGCCACGTCCAGTGGGGCCTGATCTCCGCCCTGCTCTTCCTGGCGATCTCCTACGTGACGACCACCGTGGTCGAGAACCAGCGCCAGGCGAAGGACCGCCTCGCGACCAGCGTCGTCTGGGTCTGCTTCATCCTCGCGATCGTCCCGCTCGCCTCCCTCGTCTGGACGACGGTGAGCCGCGGCGCGAAGGTCCTCGACGGCTACTTCCTCACCCACTCGATGGCCGGCGTGCTCTCCACCGAGCCCGGCGGCGGCGTCTACCACGCGCTGATCGGCACCCTGGAGCAGGTCGGCATCGCCACCGTCATCTCCGCGCCGATCGGCCTGCTGACCGCCGTATACCTGGTCGAGTACGGCAAGGGCGCCCTCGCCAAGGCCGTCACCTTCTTCGTCGACGTGATGACCGGCATCCCGTCCATCGTCGCCGGCCTCTTCATCCTGTCGATCATGCTCATGGCCGACCTGGGGCCCTCCGGCCTCATGGGCTCGCTCGCCCTGTCGATCCTGATGATCCCGGTCGTGGTCCGCTCCACCGAGGAGATGCTCAAGCTCGTCCCGAACGAGCTGCGCGAGGCGTCGTTCGCCCTCGGCATCCCGAAGTGGCGCACCATCCTGAAGGTGGTCCTGCCGACCGCGATCGGCGGCATCGCCACCGGCGTCATGCTCGCCATCGCCCGCGTCGCCGGTGAGACCGCGCCGATCATCCTGCTCGTCTTCGGCAGCCAGCTGATCAACACCAACCCGTTCAGCGACCCGCAGTCCTCGCTCCCGTACTACATCTGGGAGCAGTACAAGGTCGGTTCCGAGGCGTCGTACGACCGCGCCTGGGGTGCGGCACTGGTGCTGATCGCCTTCGTCATGATCCTCAACCTGGTGGCCCGCGGCATCGCCCGCTGGAAGGCCCCGAAGACCAGCCGCTGACCGCGGCCACGAAAGAAGCAGTGATTCAGATGGCGAAGCGCATCGACGTCAGCGGCCTCACCGCCTACTACGGCACCCACAAGGCCATCGAGGACATCTCGATGACCGTGGAACCCCGCTCCGTGACGGCCTTCATCGGCCCCTCCGGCTGCGGCAAGTCCACCTTCCTGCGCACCCTGAACCGGATGCACGAGGTCACCCCCGGTGGCCGCGTCGAAGGCAAGGTGCTGCTCGACGACGAGAACCTGTACGGATCGAACGTCGACCCGGTCACCGTGCGCCGCACGGTCGGCATGGTCTTCCAGCGCCCCAACCCCTTCCCGACCATGTCGATCTTCGACAACGTCGCGGCGGGGCTGAAGCTGAACGGCAAGTACCGCAAGAGCGAGCTGAACGACGTCGTCGAGAAGTCGCTCCAGGGCGCCAACCTCTGGAACGAGGTCAAGGACCGCCTGAACAAGCCGGGCTCCGGCCTCTCCGGCGGCCAGCAGCAGCGCCTCTGCATCGCCCGCGCCATCGCGGTCGAGCCCGAGGTCCTGCTGATGGACGAACCCTGCTCCGCGCTCGACCCGATCTCGACCCTCGCGGTCGAGGACCTGATCAGCGAGCTGAAGGAACGCTTCACGATCGTCATCGTGACGCACAACATGCAGCAGGCGGCACGCGTCTCCGACCGCACGGCCTTCTTCAACCTCGCCGCCGTCGGCAAGCCGGGCCGTCTCATCGAGATAGACGAGACGGAACGGATCTTCTCCAACCCATCGGTCCAGGCCACCGAGGACTACATCTCGGGCCGCTTCGGATAAACCGCGGTCCGCCCCTCCCCCGCCGCCCCGGACACCCCCGGCGGCGGGCCCCGAACAGCCTCGCGGTGCTGCATGGCGGTGCCACCGCAAGGCCGGAAAGGGGCCGCCCCCGTTCTCTGCGAAGAGAACGGGGGCGGCCCCACATGCGGACACGGTCCGGCGGTTCGTGCGTCAGCCGAAGAGCAGGTACACGATCCCGTAGCTCGCCGCGGCGACCAGCGCCGCCGCCGGCATGGTGATGAACCAGCCCAGGATGATGTTCTTGGCGACGCCCCAGCGGACCGCGTTGACCCGCTTGGTCGCGCCGACGCCCATGATCGCGGAGGTGATGACGTGCGTGGTGGAGATCGGGGCGTGGAAGAGGAACGACGAACCGAACATGATCGACGCGCCGGTCATCTCGGCCGCGAAGCCCTGCGGCGGGTCCAGCTCGATGATCTTCCGGCCGAGCGTCCGCATGATGCGCCAGCCGCCCGCGTACGTACCGAGCGAGAGCATCAGCGCACAGACGATCTTGACCCAGATCGGGATCTCGTCGTCCGGACCCTCGACATCGGCGATGACCAAGGCCATCACGACGATACCCATCGTCTTCTGGGCGTCCTGGAGACCGTGGCCGAGCGCCATGGCGGCCGCCGAGACCGTCTGCGCGATCCGGAAACCACGCTTGGCCTTGTGCGGGTTGGACTTCCGGAACATCCACATGATCGCGACCATGAAGAGATAGCCGACGACCAGGCCGATGACCGGGGAGAGGAACATCGGGATGACGATCTTCTCCAGCACCCCGTCCCAGTGCACCATCGTCCCACCGGCCAGCGCCGCCCCGACCATGCCGCCGAACAGGGCGTGCGAGGAGGAGGACGGCAGGCCGAAGTACCAGGTGACGAGGTTCCAGACGACCGCGCCGACCAGCGCCGCGAAGAGGATGCCCATCCCCTTCGAGCCCTCGGGCGTGGCGATGAGCCCTTCACTGACCGTCTTGGCCACGCCCTGTCCGAGGAACGCGCCGGCCAGGTTCATCACCGCGGCCATCGCCAGAGCCGCCCGCGGGGTCAGCGCCCGCGTGGAGACCGAGGTGGCGATGGCGTTCGCGGAGTCGTGGAAGCCGTTCGTATACGTGAAGCCGAGCGCGACGCCAACGGTCACGATCAGCGCAAAGGTGTCCACTGAAGTCAGGACTCCTTGACCGCGATGGTCTCCACGGTGTTGGCGACGTGCTCGAACGCGTCGGCCGCCTCTTCCAGCACGTCCACGATCTGCTTCAGCTTGAGCACCTCGATGGCGTCGTACTTGCCGTTGAAGAGGTGGGCGAGCAGCTTGCGGTGGATCTGGTCCGCCTGGTTCTCCAGCCGGTTGACCTCGATCCAGTACTCGGTGAGGTTGTCCATGGTCCGCAGGCCCGGCATGGCCTCGGCGGTCAGCTCCGCCGCCCTGGCCAGCACCTCGATCTGCTGCTCGACACCCTTCGGGAGCTCCTCCACCTGGTACAGGACGACCAGGTCGACGGCCTCCTCCATGAAGTCCATGATGTCGTCGAGCGACGACGCGAGGTTGTAGATGTCCTCGCGGTCGAACGGCGTGATGAAGGAGGAGTTCAGCTGGTGGAAGATCGCGTGGGTGGCATCGTCCCCCGCGTGCTCGGCCGCCCGCATGCGCTCCGCGATCTCGGCCCGGGAGGAAGAATCCGCTCCGAGCAGTTCCATCAGGAGTTTCGAGCCCGTGACGATGTTGTCCGCTGATGCGGAGAACATGTCGTAGAAGCTCGTCTCCCTGGGGGTCAGACGAAAGCGCACGTGGGGTCCTCGGGATGCATTGGGTTCGGTCAGGCTGATGCTAGGCGCATCATCCGGCCACGGCTAACCGGCATTCTTCAGTGTCGCCCATCCACCAGCGTGATCAGCACGGCCCCCGGGTCACGTTTCGGCTCGATTCGTTACCCTATACCCACCCGGGGTATACAGCCCGGGGGAGAGTCCGCGCGGCATCCGGCTACATGGCCGGTCAGAGTGGGTGCGACCGCCGACCCGGTCGCTGCCACGGTCGCCGGCCCGGCCGCCGACACGCCCGGGTACGACACAACGGGAGGACCCCATGACCACCACCGAGGCCGCAGGACCGACCGGATCCACACCCCCGGAACCCGCCGGGACCCCGCCCCCGCGTCCGGCCGGTGCCGTCACCGACCACGACCGGGGCATCCACGGCTACCACCACCAGAAGGACGAGCACCTCAAGCGCCTGCGCCGGATCGAAGGCCAGATCCGCGGCCTCCAGCGGATGGTGGACGAGGACACCTACTGCATCGACATACTCACCCAGGTCTCGGCGTCCACCAAGGCGCTGCAGTCCTTCGCGCTCCAGTTGCTGGAGGAACACCTCCGCCACTGCGTCGCCGACGCCGCCGTCAAGGGCGGGGACGAGATCGACGCGAAGGTCGACGAGGCCACCAAGGCCATCGCCCGCCTGCTCCGCACCTGACGGCCGCGCGCCCGGCACCCGTCACGCGGCTCCGCGCACGTGACACGTGCCACGTGGTCCGGATCGGGTCAGGACCTGCGTTCGGACTGGTGGGGGATGCTGCCGGACGGACCGGCGGCCTCGCCCGCGTTGAGCACCTCGTCGATGCGGTCCGGGCTGAGCCGGTCCTCGGGGCTGGAGGATGCGGCGATCATCAGCTCGCCGCAGAGCTCGATCTCGGCGAGGGCCACGTACTCCTGTGCGTTCGGAGCGCTGAGCGTCATCACCTGCGTCACCTCTTCTCTCTACCGTCGCCGGCCCTCGGGGCTGTCCCGCGGTCCCTGGCGGATGCGCGACCACGGCCTTGACACCCAGGGCCTTTCGTTCGGACCGGCCCCGGCCGCGCTGCCGGAACGTCCGCATACATCCCGGATGCGAACGCCCCTCCGCCCTGCGATGCACCGCGTCCGACGCCGCACACTGATCCACCACGGATCACGGGAGAGTCCTTCGGCGCACAGACTCCAAGCGTAGGGACCGGCAAGCGCCGCGCGCATGACACGGACGGGCCATTTCGGCCCCTCCCAAGAGGACTGCTCTCCCCCGCCGAACACCCGTACGCCCGGCCTGTCGCGGCGACGGCCGCCCCGCCCGCGCCCGTACGAACGTCGAAATCCAGCCACCGGTGTCGACCGGGGCACCGGCCAGGACGGCGGCCCGGACGGCGGCCCGTCGGCACGGCTGCGGGGGCCGCCACCCCTGCCACACCCTCCGCCGCGCCCCCTGCCTCCGGACTTGTCGCCGTCACCGCCACCGCCACCGCCGCCTCAGCTCTGCCGGATCTCGCCCGTGTAGAGGTCCGCGCCGTCCGGCAACTCCACGGTGACCGGCGTTCCGAACCCGTACAGCAGCATCGTCGAGACCACCGTCACCGCCGGGCCCTCGGCCGCGAAGGTGAAGCGGTGGCGGACCTTCCGGAGCCGGCCCTCGTCGTCCAGGTAGGCGTCGAAGGGCACCGCGTGCGTGCGGAACCCGTCCGCCGCGGCGCTCAGCGCCGCCCGCGACAGGGGCGAGGCGGCCCCCGCCGCGCTGCCGATGTCCGCCGTCCCCCGGTAGTGGCGGACCCCGACGCCCGCCAGCTCGGTCCGCCCCACGTACGTCACGCCCCGGGCCCGGCGCAGCAGCTCGGCGGCGGCCATCGGGTCGGTGACCCCGCCGGTGACGAGGTTGCCGTCCGCCAGCACCGTGGTGTCGATCCGCACCCACTTGCCTTCCGGGACCCCGGCACCCCGGTTCTTCATGTAGAGCGCGCCGGGCGTCAGCAGCTCGGTGATCGGCCGGTGCTCGTCCGACCCGGCGGCGTCCTTCGGCAGCACCACCTTGATGCGGCCGAGCTGCCTGCGGAAGTCGTACGCCCCCTGGCCCCGGATGGTCACCCTGGTGCCACCGGCCGAGGTCTCCATCGAGGTGTTGGTCTCCGCCCCTCCGGATGCGGCGAGCACGTCCGCCGCCCGGTCGAGCACCTGCGCGGGCGGCTCGTCCGCCGGAACGCCCGCGACCGTCCCGCTCCCCCCGACGGAACAGCCGGCCAGCACCGCGAACACGCCCGCCACGGCCAGCGCGCGGACAGCCAGTGCCGCGCCTTCGCACCTGTGCTGCCGCACCACCATCGCCTGCCAACCCCCAACGACGTCACGCCGGAACCGGGCCCTCGCCCGTCCCGCATAACGACGGCCGCCGCCCCCCGTCACGCCGGGCCACCCCGATCGGCGGCGAGCCCGCACTACCCCCTCCCCTCCGGGCCGCCCCGCCAGTACCGTGGACGCGTGCATCAGGAAGCTTTCCTCCCCGCCCGGCGCACCCCGGCGTGCGCGTCCCCGCCGTCCGGCATCCTCACCCCTGCCGAGCCCGTTCCCGCAGCTCAGGACCATGCGACGAGCACCACCGAACGCGGCTCGTTCTGTCTCGCCCGCTGCACCTGCGGCTGGTCCGGACCGGCCCGCCGCTCGCGCGACCTGGCCCGCACCGACGCCGAACGCCACCGGACAGGAACCTGACCAACCGGGCGCGGCGCCGACCGGCGCCCTCGTCCGGCTCCCCTCACCGCCACACCAGCCCCGGAGCTCCCATGAAGCAGCCGTACCTCCCGGGCCAGGTGGTCCCCGCGCCCCGGCGCCCGAGCCCCGTACCGGCTCCGGCCACGCCTCGGCCGCCCGCCCGCCGCAGCGTGCTGGCCGCCGGCGCGCTCGCCGCGCTCACCTCGGCGACCGCGTCCTGCTCCGCCCCGGGCTCCGGTGCACCGGACCCGGACGCGACGAAGACCGGCCGCGCCGGCGACCCCCGCCCCACCACCGGCTACCCCGCTCCGGCGGGGAGCCCCACCGCGTCGGCCGGCGGGGCGCCGGCGGACTGGCCCGCGCTCGGCCGCGGGCTCGACGGCACCCTCGTACGGCCCGAGGACTCCGCGTACGACACCGCCCGCCGGCTCTACAACACCCGCTTCGACACCCAGCGGCCCGCGGCCGTCGCCTACGTCCGGCACGAGGACGACATACGCACCTGCCTCGCCTTCGCCCGTACGACCGGGACCCCCGTGGCGATCCGCAGCGGCGGCCACTCCTACGCGGGCCTCTCCGGTGGCACCGGCCGGCTGGTCGTCGACGTCTCGGCCCTCTCCGGTGTCGACCGGGACGGCACCATCGGCGCGGGCGCCCGGCTCGGCGACGTCTACCGGGGGCTCGGCGCCCACGGCCTCACCGTCCCGGGCGGCTCCTGCGCCACGGTCGGCATATCCGGCCTCACCCTCGGCGGCGGCCACGGCGTGGCCTCGCGCGCATACGGCCTGACCTGCGACAACCTCACCTCCGCCACCCTGGTCACCGCCGACGGGCAGACCCTGACCGCCGACGCCGGCCGGAACCAGGACCTCTTCTGGGCGCTGCGCGGCGGGGGCAACGGCTCCTTCGGCGTCGTCACCCGCCTCCGCTTCCGTACCTCGCCCGCCCCGCAGACCGTCGTCTGCACGCTCCGCTGGCCCTGGTCCCGGGCGGGCTCGGTGCTCGCCGCCTGGCAGGAGTGGGGGCCCGACCAGCCGGACGAGATCTGGTCCTCCCTCCATTTCGAGGCGGGCGCGGACGGCGCCGACCCGACGGTGACGCTCGCCGCGTTCAGCCTCGGTACCTACGGCGACCTCCAGAACGCGGTGGACCGGCTCGCCGACCGCGCCGGGTCCTCCGCCTCCACCGTCTCCCTGCGCCGACGCGGCTACGAGGACGCGATGCTGGCCTACGCCGGCTGCGCGGGCCTCACCGCCGACCAGTGCCACCTGCCCGGTACGACCCCGGGGCGCACCGCCGGGGGAGCCCTCGGGCGCGAGACGTACGCGGCTGCCTCCGACTTCTTCACCCGCTCGCTGCCGCCCGAGGGGCTGCGCGCCCTCACCGGGGGCGTCGAGGCGTTCACCCGCCGGGCCGTCGGCGAGGGCGGCAAGGGCTCGGTCATCCTCACGGCCCTCGGCGGGGCGATCAACCG from the Streptomyces sp. NBC_01335 genome contains:
- the pstB gene encoding phosphate ABC transporter ATP-binding protein PstB, whose translation is MAKRIDVSGLTAYYGTHKAIEDISMTVEPRSVTAFIGPSGCGKSTFLRTLNRMHEVTPGGRVEGKVLLDDENLYGSNVDPVTVRRTVGMVFQRPNPFPTMSIFDNVAAGLKLNGKYRKSELNDVVEKSLQGANLWNEVKDRLNKPGSGLSGGQQQRLCIARAIAVEPEVLLMDEPCSALDPISTLAVEDLISELKERFTIVIVTHNMQQAARVSDRTAFFNLAAVGKPGRLIEIDETERIFSNPSVQATEDYISGRFG
- a CDS encoding inorganic phosphate transporter; protein product: MDTFALIVTVGVALGFTYTNGFHDSANAIATSVSTRALTPRAALAMAAVMNLAGAFLGQGVAKTVSEGLIATPEGSKGMGILFAALVGAVVWNLVTWYFGLPSSSSHALFGGMVGAALAGGTMVHWDGVLEKIVIPMFLSPVIGLVVGYLFMVAIMWMFRKSNPHKAKRGFRIAQTVSAAAMALGHGLQDAQKTMGIVVMALVIADVEGPDDEIPIWVKIVCALMLSLGTYAGGWRIMRTLGRKIIELDPPQGFAAEMTGASIMFGSSFLFHAPISTTHVITSAIMGVGATKRVNAVRWGVAKNIILGWFITMPAAALVAAASYGIVYLLFG
- a CDS encoding DUF47 domain-containing protein, translated to MRFRLTPRETSFYDMFSASADNIVTGSKLLMELLGADSSSRAEIAERMRAAEHAGDDATHAIFHQLNSSFITPFDREDIYNLASSLDDIMDFMEEAVDLVVLYQVEELPKGVEQQIEVLARAAELTAEAMPGLRTMDNLTEYWIEVNRLENQADQIHRKLLAHLFNGKYDAIEVLKLKQIVDVLEEAADAFEHVANTVETIAVKES
- a CDS encoding metal-sensitive transcriptional regulator; protein product: MTTTEAAGPTGSTPPEPAGTPPPRPAGAVTDHDRGIHGYHHQKDEHLKRLRRIEGQIRGLQRMVDEDTYCIDILTQVSASTKALQSFALQLLEEHLRHCVADAAVKGGDEIDAKVDEATKAIARLLRT
- a CDS encoding FAD-binding oxidoreductase — encoded protein: MKQPYLPGQVVPAPRRPSPVPAPATPRPPARRSVLAAGALAALTSATASCSAPGSGAPDPDATKTGRAGDPRPTTGYPAPAGSPTASAGGAPADWPALGRGLDGTLVRPEDSAYDTARRLYNTRFDTQRPAAVAYVRHEDDIRTCLAFARTTGTPVAIRSGGHSYAGLSGGTGRLVVDVSALSGVDRDGTIGAGARLGDVYRGLGAHGLTVPGGSCATVGISGLTLGGGHGVASRAYGLTCDNLTSATLVTADGQTLTADAGRNQDLFWALRGGGNGSFGVVTRLRFRTSPAPQTVVCTLRWPWSRAGSVLAAWQEWGPDQPDEIWSSLHFEAGADGADPTVTLAAFSLGTYGDLQNAVDRLADRAGSSASTVSLRRRGYEDAMLAYAGCAGLTADQCHLPGTTPGRTAGGALGRETYAAASDFFTRSLPPEGLRALTGGVEAFTRRAVGEGGKGSVILTALGGAINRVAPDATAFVHRDSRMLVQYIAAWSPDAPGASATGAQGWLKDIHAAMGPHASGEAYQNYADPTLTGWRRAYFGSSADRLGQLRDRYDPGGLFAGPQTP